A window from Aliamphritea hakodatensis encodes these proteins:
- a CDS encoding response regulator translates to MKLTAKIVFTGILAVGLIMSAIGYLIVSGIDREMTRNLDNWLTGDAKFAAARINEKATHVSAITQAIAKAREIPRALNTYESRGINAILNDQIAIYPFINYILVTENDSSVFAASTLDGDLKKTRGEDLLLERAQEHPMYQPDSSRQPVSVGRIGYDPYLAVIGLERGYAQWFSTDIEHKGEIVGQVIVSIDWETIHTALLDDIVRELSDAGNPIDAAFLTDTKQRILSHNTRSSLNHVHSDHRDENAQLDKNQLIGQQNVSFGDHTYVVNIVLNRELAMHPINTLNQRAFLATFLGSCLLGIVLFVMLRRSILKRINSLHTAMFQLGSGDLSYRVPIAGNDEITDLGRAINEMTANLGTKTTSIDRLNEEINLRKQALQEKREREVELAQSRKYIDDITHNAPQLLSYVDTGQHYRFVNKAYERWFDVPLEHFHRKHVRESLGEEAYTLILPYMRMALNGQTVNYESEIPYSEGGNRFVNVTYTPDKNTEGEVLGFFVSVEDITGIKESEKKIQNTLNLLEATLEATDNGIMVTDEYGQMIKANQRFAEMWQVPDELLSNADTDAILSLMVEQTSDPKTFLEGVQQLHAEDNIQALETLAFRDGRVFEQVSLPIINSSKSMGRVWSFRDISQRQRYEEGLLEAKNAAETAAQAKSEFLANMSHEIRTPMNGVLGMLSLLQDTELDEQQRHQACLATSSAESLLNLINDILDFSKVNAGKLDLENIDFDLHSMLNEFTETMSLQAHDKGLELILDTTELGHSHVRGDPTRLRQVITNLTGNAIKFTSDGDVTLKVALSDLSPEEAGSSGKDLRLNCSISDTGIGIAESKLPGLFDSFSQVDASTTRQYGGTGLGLSITKMLCELMQGSIRVISTVDKGSCFSFDMLINRSEMDEKIPDTDLKGLEILIIDDNTHCRNTLSRQLRIWGANVTEAADGFIAMQACQERAQIASLPLFDLVVLDMEMADMDGEAFTNRLHSEPKLQHIKLVMMTPSLNCEPTRRYAEKVADSYFAKPITVPTLLKALNTAIERPLLMLLEPEMKPKPKRHQPVQNASQVTHNMKHMHRVLLVEDNRVNQMVATGILQKLGLRVDVADNGLDAIGKLTTSAMPYNLIFMDCQMPEMDGYEATQQIREGNAGEENRRIPIIAMTANAMSGDREKCITAGMDDYLSKPVILSDLELVLQRWLHQHTSHTSDSSGATTHTAASPDYINDLREEFVSWDKSEALERVMGDEGFLHSLLEIYLSDSQPLISELQSALDAGNCEHARHAIHALKGMAANLSAHYLHHLAQQLEQLIKQSEIDEVMQRLPGFLDACQELEDLFNTCLSH, encoded by the coding sequence ATGAAACTAACGGCTAAAATCGTTTTCACCGGCATCCTTGCCGTCGGCCTGATTATGAGTGCTATCGGCTACCTGATTGTTTCCGGAATCGACCGTGAAATGACCCGCAACCTCGATAACTGGCTCACCGGTGATGCGAAGTTTGCCGCTGCCCGGATTAACGAAAAAGCCACCCACGTCAGTGCCATTACCCAGGCCATCGCCAAAGCACGGGAAATTCCCCGGGCACTGAACACCTACGAAAGCCGGGGCATTAACGCCATCCTGAATGACCAGATCGCGATCTACCCTTTCATCAACTACATACTGGTCACGGAAAATGACAGCAGCGTCTTTGCCGCCAGCACACTGGACGGCGACCTCAAAAAAACCCGCGGGGAAGACCTGTTACTGGAGCGGGCCCAGGAACACCCCATGTATCAGCCCGACAGCAGCCGCCAGCCGGTCAGTGTCGGCCGTATCGGTTATGACCCTTATCTGGCGGTAATCGGGCTCGAACGGGGCTATGCCCAGTGGTTTTCTACTGATATCGAACATAAAGGGGAAATCGTCGGTCAGGTCATCGTGTCTATCGACTGGGAAACCATTCATACCGCCCTGCTCGATGACATCGTCAGAGAACTCAGCGACGCCGGAAACCCCATTGACGCGGCCTTTCTCACCGATACCAAGCAGCGGATTCTCAGCCACAACACCCGCAGCAGCCTGAACCATGTTCACAGTGATCACCGGGACGAAAATGCCCAACTGGATAAAAATCAGCTGATTGGCCAGCAAAACGTCAGCTTTGGCGACCATACTTACGTCGTCAACATCGTGCTTAACCGTGAGTTGGCCATGCACCCGATAAACACCCTTAACCAACGGGCATTTCTGGCCACGTTTCTGGGCAGCTGCCTGCTGGGAATCGTCTTATTCGTTATGCTGCGCCGCTCAATCCTCAAGCGTATCAATAGCCTGCACACGGCGATGTTTCAGCTTGGCTCCGGTGACTTAAGTTATCGGGTACCGATCGCCGGCAATGATGAAATCACCGACCTGGGGCGTGCCATCAACGAAATGACGGCAAACCTCGGCACCAAAACGACGTCAATCGACCGGCTTAATGAAGAGATCAATCTGCGTAAACAGGCCCTGCAGGAAAAACGTGAACGGGAAGTTGAGCTGGCCCAGAGTCGCAAATATATCGACGACATCACTCATAATGCCCCGCAACTGCTTTCCTATGTGGATACCGGCCAACACTACCGCTTCGTGAATAAAGCCTATGAACGCTGGTTCGACGTTCCTCTGGAGCACTTCCACAGAAAACACGTACGGGAAAGTCTGGGCGAAGAAGCCTATACTCTGATCCTGCCCTACATGCGGATGGCTCTGAACGGCCAGACGGTCAACTATGAATCGGAAATCCCTTATTCAGAAGGCGGTAACCGGTTCGTCAATGTGACCTATACGCCGGACAAAAACACCGAAGGAGAGGTACTGGGCTTCTTTGTCTCGGTTGAAGATATCACCGGCATCAAAGAATCTGAGAAGAAAATCCAGAACACCCTGAACCTGCTGGAAGCCACACTGGAAGCCACGGATAACGGCATCATGGTCACCGATGAATATGGCCAGATGATCAAAGCTAACCAACGCTTTGCAGAAATGTGGCAAGTGCCGGATGAACTGCTCAGCAACGCCGATACTGATGCCATACTCAGCCTGATGGTTGAGCAAACGAGTGACCCGAAAACCTTCCTTGAAGGGGTTCAGCAACTCCACGCCGAAGACAATATCCAGGCACTGGAAACCCTGGCATTCAGGGATGGCAGAGTCTTTGAGCAGGTATCCCTGCCGATTATCAACAGCAGTAAATCCATGGGTCGGGTGTGGAGTTTCCGGGATATATCACAACGCCAGCGCTATGAAGAAGGCTTGCTGGAAGCCAAGAATGCAGCCGAAACGGCCGCCCAGGCAAAAAGTGAATTCCTCGCCAACATGAGCCATGAAATCCGCACACCAATGAATGGCGTGCTGGGGATGCTCTCCCTGTTGCAGGATACCGAACTGGATGAGCAGCAGCGCCATCAGGCCTGTCTGGCCACCAGCAGCGCCGAAAGCCTGCTTAACCTGATCAATGACATTCTCGATTTTTCCAAGGTCAATGCCGGCAAACTGGATCTGGAAAATATCGACTTTGACCTGCACAGCATGCTTAACGAATTCACCGAAACCATGTCGCTGCAAGCCCATGACAAAGGCCTTGAACTGATTCTGGATACCACCGAGCTGGGCCACAGCCATGTACGGGGAGACCCTACCCGGCTGCGACAGGTCATTACCAATCTGACCGGCAACGCCATTAAGTTCACCAGCGACGGCGATGTCACCCTGAAAGTCGCCCTCAGCGACCTGTCACCGGAAGAAGCCGGCAGCAGCGGCAAAGACCTGCGGCTGAACTGCAGCATTTCCGACACCGGTATCGGCATTGCGGAAAGTAAACTCCCCGGGCTGTTTGACTCCTTCAGCCAGGTGGACGCCTCTACCACCCGACAGTACGGCGGCACCGGGCTTGGCCTGAGCATTACCAAGATGCTCTGTGAACTGATGCAGGGCAGCATCCGGGTCATCAGTACCGTCGATAAAGGCAGCTGTTTCAGCTTTGATATGCTGATAAACCGCAGCGAAATGGATGAAAAAATTCCGGATACCGACCTCAAAGGGCTGGAAATTCTGATCATTGACGACAACACCCACTGCCGCAACACCCTCAGCCGGCAACTGAGGATCTGGGGCGCAAATGTCACTGAAGCAGCCGACGGTTTTATTGCCATGCAGGCATGTCAGGAACGGGCACAGATTGCCAGCCTGCCTCTGTTTGATCTGGTGGTGCTGGACATGGAAATGGCCGACATGGACGGCGAAGCCTTTACCAACCGGCTGCACTCAGAACCTAAACTTCAGCACATCAAGCTGGTCATGATGACCCCCTCGCTGAACTGTGAGCCGACCAGACGCTATGCAGAAAAAGTGGCCGACAGCTACTTCGCCAAACCGATAACTGTGCCCACCCTTCTGAAAGCCCTTAATACCGCCATTGAGCGGCCACTGCTGATGCTGCTCGAGCCGGAAATGAAGCCTAAACCCAAACGCCACCAGCCGGTTCAGAATGCGTCACAGGTCACCCATAACATGAAACACATGCACCGGGTCCTGCTGGTTGAAGACAACAGGGTCAACCAGATGGTCGCCACCGGTATCCTGCAAAAACTGGGGCTGCGGGTGGATGTTGCCGATAACGGTCTGGATGCCATCGGCAAACTCACCACCAGTGCCATGCCTTACAACCTGATATTCATGGACTGTCAGATGCCGGAAATGGACGGCTATGAAGCCACCCAGCAAATCCGCGAAGGCAACGCAGGGGAGGAAAACCGGCGCATTCCGATCATCGCCATGACCGCCAATGCCATGAGTGGTGACCGTGAAAAATGCATCACCGCCGGCATGGACGACTACCTCAGCAAACCGGTCATACTCAGCGATCTGGAGCTCGTCCTGCAGCGCTGGCTCCACCAGCATACCTCACACACGTCAGACAGCAGCGGGGCCACCACGCACACAGCGGCTTCCCCGGACTACATCAATGATCTCAGGGAAGAATTTGTCAGTTGGGATAAATCAGAAGCACTGGAACGGGTCATGGGGGACGAAGGATTCCTGCACAGCCTGCTGGAAATCTACCTCAGCGACAGCCAGCCCCTGATCAGTGAACTGCAGAGTGCACTGGATGCCGGCAACTGCGAACACGCCCGGCATGCCATTCACGCACTGAAAGGCATGGCAGCCAACCTCTCCGCCCATTATCTGCACCATCTGGCGCAGCAGCTTGAACAACTGATAAAACAGAGTGAGATTGACGAAGTTATGCAACGTTTACCGGGGTTTCTCGACGCCTGTCAGGAACTGGAAGATCTGTTCAATACCTGCCTGTCCCACTGA
- a CDS encoding ABC transporter substrate-binding protein, producing the protein MLTPHHPKCLPRLRLAGLPAVIIVCLMLISSALQATPFRIGLATWSGYPESVRGFKAGLANAGLIEALDVTFIAGEQGADIGLQTRVAESFRDAGVDLVYSLTTPGTTVMKNILPDSTPIVFSIVTYPADSGLIESFEYSGNNLVGTSNYVPVRHYLYLLQLLYPQVSRIAIFHRKGEANSQIQSANLLRLFRRAGIEAVEFKPENLTQLKRLAEQVVGQVDAFMTTTDTLIQAGGEQILIELSLEHGIPVLSSNKKGIEQGASFGPVADFYTLGYMAGQKAARILRDGTAPTKLESEIQNPPLFLVNRNTINHLGIPLSPEALRNVTWTDE; encoded by the coding sequence ATGCTGACGCCGCATCATCCGAAATGTTTACCACGGCTCCGTTTAGCGGGGCTGCCTGCAGTAATCATTGTCTGCCTGATGCTGATCAGCAGCGCCCTGCAGGCCACCCCCTTCCGAATCGGTCTGGCCACCTGGAGCGGCTACCCGGAAAGTGTCCGGGGGTTCAAGGCAGGGCTGGCAAACGCAGGTCTTATCGAAGCTCTCGACGTCACTTTCATTGCCGGCGAACAGGGTGCGGACATCGGGCTGCAAACCCGGGTTGCGGAATCCTTCCGCGATGCAGGGGTGGATCTGGTCTATTCCCTGACCACCCCCGGCACCACCGTGATGAAAAACATCCTGCCCGACAGCACGCCGATTGTGTTCTCAATCGTGACCTATCCGGCAGATTCGGGGCTGATTGAGTCATTCGAATATTCCGGAAACAACCTGGTGGGCACCAGCAACTATGTGCCGGTCCGGCACTATCTGTACCTGTTGCAGTTGCTTTATCCACAGGTCAGCCGGATTGCAATCTTTCATCGTAAAGGCGAAGCGAACTCGCAAATCCAGTCCGCCAACTTACTGCGCCTGTTCCGCCGGGCCGGCATTGAAGCGGTCGAGTTTAAACCGGAGAACCTGACGCAGCTCAAACGGCTGGCAGAACAGGTCGTCGGTCAGGTAGACGCGTTTATGACTACCACCGACACCCTGATCCAGGCCGGCGGGGAGCAGATCCTCATTGAACTCTCTCTTGAACACGGCATACCGGTGCTGAGCTCCAATAAAAAGGGCATTGAACAGGGCGCCAGTTTTGGCCCGGTGGCCGACTTTTACACGCTTGGATATATGGCTGGCCAGAAAGCAGCCCGCATTCTGCGGGACGGCACTGCCCCGACTAAACTGGAATCTGAAATTCAGAATCCGCCTCTGTTCCTGGTGAACCGCAACACCATTAATCATCTGGGTATTCCGCTGTCACCGGAAGCCCTGCGCAATGTAACCTGGACTGACGAATGA
- a CDS encoding TIR domain-containing protein, giving the protein MSQRHKVFVSYHHANDQAYRDRFEQLFADIHDIMVPQSVQIGDIDEYAAPERIHQIIRDQYLRDTRVTVVLIGAETWQRKHVDWEIGSSIRQTDYNPRSGLIGILLPTYQPPAQDLLHTAAYRNTANNHCRKYYERTAPPRLVDNVKCGFAKIYEWSDDPVQVQQWIHKAFLSRTQLNPDNSFPGFIHNRSGSEWQR; this is encoded by the coding sequence ATGAGCCAGCGACACAAGGTTTTTGTCAGTTATCATCACGCGAACGATCAGGCATACCGTGACAGGTTTGAGCAGCTGTTTGCAGACATTCATGACATTATGGTGCCACAGTCGGTACAGATTGGTGATATTGATGAATATGCAGCGCCGGAGCGGATTCACCAGATAATCCGCGATCAGTATCTCAGGGATACCAGGGTAACGGTGGTATTGATTGGTGCTGAAACCTGGCAGCGAAAGCATGTGGACTGGGAGATTGGCTCATCCATCCGGCAGACTGACTATAATCCCCGCTCCGGCCTCATCGGCATCCTGTTACCGACGTATCAGCCACCGGCTCAGGATCTGTTACACACCGCTGCATACCGGAATACCGCGAACAATCATTGTCGCAAATATTACGAAAGAACCGCTCCACCCCGGCTGGTGGATAATGTTAAGTGCGGCTTTGCAAAGATCTATGAATGGTCAGATGATCCTGTTCAGGTTCAGCAATGGATTCATAAGGCCTTTCTCAGCCGGACACAGTTGAACCCGGATAATTCCTTTCCGGGTTTTATCCACAACCGCAGCGGCTCTGAATGGCAGCGTTAA
- a CDS encoding TIR domain-containing protein, with protein MSQRHKVFVSYHHANDQSYRDRFERLFAHQHDILLSQSVRIGDINENLPAERIRQIIRDEYLRESTVTVVLIGTDTWKRKHVDWEIGASIRDTRYNSRSGLIGILLPSYHLPARGLLETLRDKQTENNFRKYNPKTLPPRLVDNVNRGFAKIYDWSDDPCQVQRWIHQAFNRRNRIVPDNSLTGFVNNRSGTEWQR; from the coding sequence GTGAGCCAGCGCCATAAAGTATTTGTCAGTTATCACCATGCGAATGATCAGAGTTATCGAGATCGCTTTGAGCGCCTGTTTGCTCATCAGCATGATATTTTGCTTTCTCAGTCTGTGCGGATTGGTGATATCAATGAAAACTTACCGGCGGAGCGCATCAGACAGATTATCCGCGATGAGTATCTTCGGGAATCTACCGTGACTGTAGTGTTGATTGGTACGGATACCTGGAAACGTAAACATGTGGACTGGGAAATTGGTGCGTCAATCCGTGATACCAGATATAACTCTCGTTCTGGCCTGATTGGGATTTTACTGCCCAGCTATCATTTACCTGCTCGGGGTTTGTTGGAAACGCTAAGAGATAAACAAACTGAGAATAATTTTCGTAAATACAACCCTAAAACTTTACCACCCAGGCTAGTGGATAATGTGAATCGAGGATTCGCTAAAATCTATGACTGGTCTGATGATCCTTGTCAGGTGCAACGATGGATTCATCAGGCTTTTAACCGAAGAAACCGGATAGTTCCGGATAACTCTTTGACGGGGTTTGTGAATAATCGCTCAGGAACTGAATGGCAGCGTTAG
- a CDS encoding substrate-binding periplasmic protein, with protein sequence MSFRAILHFISGLWLVLLAALPLQAAPEAEPAATRTLRVGMPLPGQIPFFWQDEAGEFQGIYADTLRLIAEDLAVELDFVPLSQARLQRLFIAGEIDIEAGVSPQLEVPDALQQVSLYSIPFGIVNEVIIYRPELSFPVFILKDLEGQRVATVRGASVPDNLIREDFASQWQIAQRVHRGWNQIGLINEATALRYQSEESLNYEISLPYASNAVTFRLHRARSPLLAQLNASIARLEQQGELERLVCKYRCGTQ encoded by the coding sequence ATGTCCTTTCGTGCCATTTTGCACTTTATCAGCGGTCTGTGGCTGGTGTTGCTTGCCGCGTTGCCGCTACAGGCGGCACCGGAAGCAGAGCCTGCCGCGACGCGAACGCTGCGGGTGGGCATGCCTTTGCCGGGGCAGATTCCGTTTTTCTGGCAGGATGAAGCGGGCGAGTTTCAGGGCATTTATGCGGATACCTTACGGCTGATTGCAGAAGATTTAGCGGTTGAACTGGATTTTGTGCCTCTTTCACAGGCCCGTTTACAGCGTTTATTCATTGCCGGCGAGATTGATATCGAGGCTGGCGTGTCGCCACAGCTGGAGGTGCCGGATGCCTTGCAGCAGGTGTCGCTTTACAGCATTCCGTTTGGCATTGTGAATGAGGTGATTATTTACCGCCCGGAGTTGTCGTTCCCGGTGTTTATTCTGAAAGATCTGGAAGGTCAGCGGGTGGCGACGGTACGGGGGGCTTCTGTGCCGGATAACCTGATCCGGGAGGATTTTGCCAGCCAGTGGCAGATTGCTCAGCGGGTGCACCGGGGCTGGAATCAGATCGGGCTGATTAACGAAGCCACGGCGTTGCGGTATCAGTCGGAGGAAAGCCTCAACTATGAGATTTCCCTGCCGTATGCCAGTAATGCTGTGACCTTCCGTTTACACCGCGCCCGCAGTCCCTTACTGGCGCAGCTGAATGCGAGTATCGCCCGGCTGGAGCAGCAGGGCGAACTGGAGCGGCTGGTGTGCAAATACCGTTGCGGCACCCAGTAA
- the ggt gene encoding gamma-glutamyltransferase, with protein MITQASKQLGILSASLLLSLQLHASSQVADSVAPEAASGLQSKQAVTANDFMVAAANPLAAQAGYDVLKNGGTAMDAMVAIQAMLGLVEPQSSGLGGGAFLVYYDAERKQLTTFDGRETAPLATTPALFQDANGKPLKFYDAVVGGRSVGTPGTVKLMADMHARYGNQDWASLLKPAQDMAANGFRVSARLAGAITNDKERLSTYPDTRSYFFSADGEPLPEGHLLKNQAYADTLALLAKDGADAFYNGPIGKAIVAKVNSIEDNPGILSEQDLAIYSVKERPAVCAPYRQYDICGMGPPSSGALTVGQILGISSNFDLAGMGADSATAWQIIGDASRLAFADRGRYMADSDYVPMPEGLLDKAYLAQRAELITEGKALTAVAPGEPRWEQAVAQADDIAIELPSTSHFVIVDKAGNIVSMTTTIENGFGSRVMSNGFLLNNELTDFSFAAQKNGYPIANRIEPGKRPRSSMSPTIVMRDGQPYMAVGSPGGSRIIGYVASALIAHLDWGMGIQQAIDLPHLINRFGTYDLEKGTAAEGYKATLEGMGFKVNVRDLNSGLQAIILDNGTLTGAADPRREGLALGD; from the coding sequence ATGATTACTCAAGCCAGCAAACAGTTGGGGATTCTGTCGGCATCTTTGCTGCTGTCCCTGCAGCTGCACGCGTCTTCGCAGGTTGCTGATTCAGTTGCGCCGGAAGCGGCCAGCGGTCTGCAGAGCAAACAGGCAGTGACCGCAAATGATTTTATGGTAGCGGCGGCCAACCCTCTGGCGGCGCAGGCCGGTTATGATGTGCTGAAAAACGGCGGCACCGCGATGGATGCCATGGTCGCTATTCAGGCCATGCTGGGGCTGGTCGAGCCGCAGTCGTCCGGGCTGGGTGGCGGTGCCTTTCTGGTGTATTACGATGCCGAGCGCAAACAGCTGACCACCTTTGATGGCCGCGAAACCGCCCCCCTGGCAACCACCCCGGCACTGTTTCAGGATGCCAACGGTAAACCGCTGAAGTTCTATGACGCGGTTGTCGGTGGCCGCTCTGTTGGTACCCCGGGTACCGTTAAACTGATGGCGGATATGCACGCCCGTTACGGGAATCAGGACTGGGCCAGCCTGCTGAAACCCGCGCAGGATATGGCGGCTAACGGCTTCCGGGTATCCGCCCGGCTGGCCGGTGCAATTACCAATGATAAAGAACGCCTGAGCACCTATCCCGATACCCGGTCTTACTTCTTCAGCGCTGACGGCGAACCGCTGCCGGAAGGCCACCTGCTGAAGAATCAGGCTTATGCCGATACCCTGGCCCTGCTGGCGAAAGACGGGGCCGATGCCTTCTACAACGGCCCGATCGGCAAGGCCATCGTCGCTAAAGTGAACAGCATTGAAGATAACCCTGGCATCCTCAGCGAACAGGATCTGGCAATTTACAGCGTCAAGGAACGCCCGGCAGTCTGTGCGCCTTATCGTCAGTATGATATCTGCGGCATGGGGCCGCCAAGTTCCGGTGCCCTGACCGTCGGACAGATTCTGGGCATCAGCAGCAATTTTGATCTGGCCGGTATGGGGGCTGATAGCGCTACCGCCTGGCAGATCATCGGCGATGCTTCCCGTCTGGCATTTGCCGACCGGGGCCGCTACATGGCCGACAGCGATTATGTACCTATGCCCGAAGGCCTGCTGGATAAAGCCTACCTCGCCCAGCGTGCTGAGCTGATAACAGAAGGCAAAGCCCTGACGGCAGTCGCCCCCGGTGAACCCCGCTGGGAGCAGGCGGTGGCGCAGGCGGATGATATCGCTATTGAACTGCCTTCCACCTCACACTTCGTCATTGTGGATAAAGCCGGCAATATCGTTTCGATGACCACCACCATCGAAAACGGCTTCGGCTCCCGGGTGATGAGTAACGGCTTCCTGCTGAATAACGAGCTGACGGATTTCTCATTCGCGGCGCAGAAAAACGGCTATCCGATTGCTAACCGCATCGAGCCGGGCAAGCGCCCCCGTTCGTCGATGTCGCCCACCATCGTGATGCGTGACGGCCAGCCTTATATGGCGGTCGGTTCACCAGGCGGCTCGCGGATTATCGGTTATGTAGCCTCGGCCCTGATTGCCCATCTGGACTGGGGCATGGGCATTCAGCAGGCCATCGACCTGCCACACCTGATCAACCGTTTTGGCACCTATGATCTGGAAAAAGGCACTGCTGCTGAAGGCTATAAAGCGACCCTTGAAGGTATGGGGTTCAAGGTGAACGTCCGTGATCTGAATTCCGGACTGCAGGCGATCATTCTGGATAACGGCACACTGACCGGCGCAGCCGATCCCCGCCGTGAAGGTCTGGCACTGGGCGACTAG